In the genome of Mercenaria mercenaria strain notata unplaced genomic scaffold, MADL_Memer_1 contig_3406, whole genome shotgun sequence, one region contains:
- the LOC123565610 gene encoding carbohydrate sulfotransferase 11-like produces the protein MRHMKLKRRLNVLLSFSLGAVIIEYLAVKGLPECFLNRYTAEEVKMSTRVDKLNHMCNWLVNKGYKLKESQRFKHIIVDDKYKVMFCYVPKVACTNFIRIFLSLKDNINSSDPMHLKAGDVHILKKNLTFLDTFSVPEVEYRIKHYTKAIFVREPLERVFSAFRNKFLKTNNQIFMHSFGEKIIRIYRNKSTVNSSDTGGVKFTEFVQYLLDGKTIKQGYNEHWELFSNLCHPCLIRYNFIGKYESLETDVNSFLKQISMEGKIKFPKRETYYKHKSSTELLSVVYENIQPEMFENLTKIFEKDYLLFDYEIPSRKQIMKKRVLFR, from the exons ATGCGTCACATGAAGCTAAAACGCCGATTGAATGTTTTATTAAGCTTTTCTCTCGGAGCTGTCATCATAGAATATTTAGCAGTCAAGGGGCTACCTGAATGTTTTTTG AATAGATATACAGCTGAAGAAGTGAAGATGAGTACTCGTGTAGATAAACTGAACCACATGTGCAACTGGCTTGTCAACAAAGgatataaattaaaagaaagtcaGAGATTCAAACATATTATTGTGGATGACAAGTACAAAGTTATGTTTTGCTATGTGCCGAAAGTTGCATGTACAAATTTTATACGAATATTTCTATCACTGAAAGACAACATAAATTCGTCTGATCCTATGCATCTAAAAGCAGGAGATGtccatatattaaagaaaaacttaaCTTTCTTGGATACATTTTCTGTTCCAGAAGTGGAGTACCGTATTAAGCATTATACGAAGGCGATTTTTGTCAGAGAACCACTTGAACGTGTATTTTCAGCATTTAGGAATAAATTTCTCAAAACAAATAACCAAATCTTTATGCacagttttggggaaaaaattatAAGGATATATCGAAACAAATCTACTGTGAATTCTTCAGATACAGGCGGTGTTAAATTTACAGAATTTGTTCAATACCTGTTAGATGGCAAAACAATTAAACAAGGATACAATGAACATTGGGAATTATTTAGTAACCTATGTCACCCTTGTCTTATTAGGTACAACTTTATTGGTAAATATGAATCACTTGAAACAGATGTTAACAGTTTCCTAAAACAAATCAGCATGGAGGGCAAAATCAAGTTTCCAAAAAGAGAAACATATTATAAGCATAAAAGTTCGACAGAACTACTATCGGTAGTTTATGAAAATATACAGCCAGAGATGTTTGAAAATCTTacgaaaatttttgaaaaggatTATCTTTTATTTGACTACGAGATTCCGTCACGCAAACAAATAATGAAGAAACGAGTGTTATTTCGATAA